A window of Zingiber officinale cultivar Zhangliang chromosome 5A, Zo_v1.1, whole genome shotgun sequence contains these coding sequences:
- the LOC121982101 gene encoding cytochrome P450 94A1-like, with protein sequence MLTATWMELPLLPLFLLSLSILYFFFFFIFRRSTSDDVSAYPPGFKPYPLLGHLPQFVKNRHRLPDWVTECIAATPSNSFVLCRPGGVRGLMTANPVHVEHILRGRFELYPKGPRFISLLHDFLGNGIFNSDGEVWRLQRKTASFEFNTKSLRSFVLRVVHDELLARLLPRLNQAAAQGVVLDLQDLLERFAFDNICKVAFNQDPACLSPDTSAAAQDPFSFRFACAFNDASDISSGRFRYAVPKFWMVKRLFGLGSERRLKEAITTVHEFAVKIIRAKEKEKQTYSVSKPSSLFKADDLLSRFVANEDHSEDFLRDIVVSFMLAGKDTTSSALTWFFWLLSSHPEVEAKILAEIKSIRARRHSFDDDAFGFEDLREMNYLHASITESMRLYPPVPFNSLHCLADDVFPDGTAVKKGWFVSYTSYSMGRMEALWGSDFDEFKPERWLEAETGAFRPESPFKYPVFHGGPRMCLGKEMAYIQMKSIAACVLERFVVTVAGEKEAPPPEKMATLTLKMKGGLPVRVMGRENS encoded by the coding sequence ATGCTCACTGCCACTTGGATGGAGCTTCCActccttcccctcttcctcttatCCCTCTCCAtcctctacttcttcttcttcttcatcttccgtCGCTCCACTTCCGACGACGTATCGGCGTACCCTCCCGGCTTCAAGCCGTACCCTCTCCTCGGCCACCTCCCGCAGTTCGTCAAGAACCGTCACCGTCTTCCCGATTGGGTCACCGAGTGCATCGCGGCTACGCCCTCCAATTCCTTCGTCCTCTGCCGCCCTGGCGGCGTCCGCGGCCTCATGACAGCCAACCCCGTCCATGTAGAGCACATCCTCCGCGGCCGCTTCGAGCTCTACCCCAAAGGACCCCGCTTCATCTCCTTACTCCATGACTTCCTCGGCAACGGCATCTTCAATTCCGACGGAGAAGTGTGGCGCCTCCAGCGCAAGACTGCCAGCTTCGAGTTTAACACCAAATCGCTCCGCTCCTTCGTCCTCCGCGTCGTCCACGACGAGCTTCTCGCCCGCCTCCTACCCCGCCTCAACCAAGCCGCCGCACAAGGCGTTGTCCTCGACCTCCAGGATCTCCTGGAGCGCTTCGCGTTCGACAACATCTGCAAGGTCGCCTTCAACCAAGACCCCGCCTGTCTCTCCCCCGACACCTCCGCCGCAGCGCAGGACCCCTTCTCCTTCCGCTTTGCGTGCGCCTTCAACGACGCATCCGACATCAGCTCCGGCCGGTTCCGATACGCCGTGCCGAAATTCTGGATGGTGAAGAGGCTGTTCGGCTTGGGTTCAGAGCGGCGTCTCAAAGAGGCGATTACTACCGTGCACGAGTTCGCCGTGAAAATTATCCGAGCGAAGGAGAAAGAGAAGCAGACATACTCTGTTTCGAAGCCATCTTCTCTGTtcaaagcagatgatttgctatCCCGCTTCGTGGCCAACGAGGACCACTCCGAAGACTTCCTTCGAGACATCGTCGTCAGCTTTATGCTCGCAGGGAAGGACACCACCTCCTCCGCCCTCACCTGGTTCTTCTGGCTCCTTTCCTCGCACCCCGAGGTGGAGGCTAAGATCCTGGCCGAGATCAAGTCCATCCGCGCGCGCCGCCACTCCTTTGACGACGATGCGTTCGGCTTCGAGGATCTCCGCGAGATGAACTACCTGCATGCCTCCATCACGGAGTCGATGCGGCTGTACCCTCCGGTGCCCTTCAACTCGCTTCACTGCCTGGCCGACGACGTGTTCCCGGACGGGACGGCGGTGAAGAAGGGGTGGTTCGTGTCCTACACATCGTACTCGATGGGGCGGATGGAGGCCCTATGGGGGTCGGATTTCGATGAGTTCAAGCCGGAAAGGTGGTTGGAGGCGGAGACGGGTGCGTTCCGGCCGGAGAGCCCTTTCAAGTACCCAGTGTTCCACGGGGGGCCGCGGATGTGCCTGGGGAAGGAGATGGCGTACATCCAGATGAAGTCAATCGCGGCGTGCGTGCTGGAGAGGTTCGTAGTGACGGTGGCGGGGGAAAAGGAGGCGCCGCCGCCGGAGAAAATGGCGACGCTGACGCTAAAAATGAAAGGCGGCCTACCGGTGCGCGTGATGGGGAGGGAGAACTCCTGA